The proteins below are encoded in one region of Gemmatimonadota bacterium:
- a CDS encoding acetoacetate--CoA ligase, with protein sequence MDAAMPQWIPNPDRVASSHLARFLAARRAEGIALPPHDDAEAFHALHAWSVADPAAFWTAVWHDGDVLADRHPNGEAWSTVVVGLDQMAPPAPQRGPRWFPGAQLNFAENLLRHDGDHDAIVAWDERGALTPWSWRQLREIVARAAAGLAALGVGPGDRVAGWLPNIPETIVAMLATSALGAVWTSCSPDFGVEGIVDRFGQTTPRVLFFCDGYGYGGKVHDCVARAEELLPRLPSVEHAVMISYRGAAILPDDPRMSTWTQLLGDGPTPALRFTRLPFDHPLYILYSSGTTGLPKCMVHGAGGTLLQHLKEHRLHGDLHAGERLFYFTTCGWMMWNWLVSGLAVGATLVLYDGAPMPSHDPAILWRLAAAERVQLFGTSAKYLALAEKAGLEPARDFALDALRTVFSTGSPLAAESFDWVTRAVGAVQVASISGGTDIVSCFVLGNPISPVYRGEIQGPGLGMAVEVFDAVGQPAPIGEAGELVCTRAFPSMPVAFWHDPDGALYRAAYFSEYPGVWRHGDWITRTVHGGFAISGRSDATLNPGGVRIGTAEIYRQVETIPEVLESLVIGQRIPGSADGDVRVVLFVRLVEGATLDGALVDRISRRIRQGASPHHVPRVVLAVRDIPRTRSGKLSELAVRDVVEGRPVKNVGALANPESLEEFRDRAELLQVQPPH encoded by the coding sequence ATGGACGCCGCCATGCCGCAGTGGATTCCGAACCCGGACCGGGTGGCGTCGTCCCATCTGGCGCGCTTCCTCGCCGCCCGCCGTGCCGAAGGGATCGCGCTCCCGCCACACGATGACGCCGAGGCGTTCCACGCCTTGCATGCCTGGTCCGTCGCGGACCCCGCCGCCTTCTGGACAGCGGTGTGGCACGATGGCGACGTCCTCGCCGATCGTCACCCCAACGGCGAAGCGTGGAGCACGGTGGTGGTCGGCCTGGACCAGATGGCGCCACCCGCACCGCAACGTGGCCCGCGGTGGTTCCCCGGCGCCCAACTCAACTTCGCCGAAAATCTGCTCCGCCATGACGGTGACCACGACGCGATCGTCGCCTGGGACGAGCGCGGCGCATTGACGCCGTGGAGTTGGCGCCAACTTCGGGAAATAGTTGCGCGTGCGGCCGCCGGTCTCGCGGCGCTCGGCGTCGGCCCGGGCGACCGCGTGGCCGGCTGGTTGCCGAACATTCCCGAGACCATCGTCGCGATGCTCGCCACCAGCGCCCTCGGTGCCGTGTGGACCTCGTGCTCACCGGACTTCGGCGTCGAGGGGATCGTCGATCGATTCGGGCAGACCACGCCGCGGGTGCTCTTCTTCTGCGACGGCTACGGCTACGGCGGCAAGGTGCACGACTGCGTGGCGCGCGCCGAGGAGTTGCTGCCCCGACTGCCATCGGTCGAGCATGCGGTGATGATCTCGTATCGCGGTGCCGCCATCCTGCCGGACGATCCGCGCATGTCCACGTGGACACAACTCCTCGGTGACGGTCCAACGCCAGCGCTGCGCTTCACACGCCTCCCATTCGATCATCCGCTCTACATCCTCTACTCCTCGGGGACCACCGGCCTGCCGAAGTGCATGGTGCATGGGGCAGGGGGGACGCTGCTGCAGCACCTGAAGGAGCATCGCCTGCACGGCGACCTGCACGCGGGCGAGCGGCTCTTCTATTTCACCACCTGCGGCTGGATGATGTGGAACTGGTTGGTGAGCGGTCTCGCCGTCGGTGCCACGCTGGTGCTGTATGACGGCGCGCCGATGCCCTCGCACGATCCGGCGATCCTCTGGCGACTCGCTGCCGCGGAGCGCGTGCAGCTTTTCGGGACGAGTGCCAAGTATCTCGCCCTCGCCGAGAAGGCGGGGCTCGAGCCGGCGCGAGACTTTGCGCTGGATGCCCTGCGTACCGTCTTCTCCACCGGTTCACCGCTCGCGGCCGAGTCGTTCGACTGGGTGACGCGCGCCGTCGGTGCGGTGCAGGTGGCCTCCATCTCCGGTGGGACCGACATCGTCTCCTGCTTCGTGCTCGGCAACCCGATCTCGCCGGTCTATCGCGGCGAGATCCAGGGACCAGGGTTGGGGATGGCGGTCGAGGTCTTCGATGCGGTGGGGCAGCCGGCACCGATCGGCGAGGCAGGGGAGCTGGTCTGCACGCGGGCCTTTCCGTCGATGCCCGTCGCGTTCTGGCACGACCCGGACGGCGCGCTCTACCGGGCCGCCTATTTCAGCGAGTATCCCGGCGTCTGGCGTCATGGCGACTGGATCACCCGGACGGTGCACGGCGGCTTCGCCATCAGCGGGCGGAGTGACGCCACGCTCAACCCGGGGGGCGTACGCATCGGCACCGCGGAGATCTATCGGCAGGTCGAGACGATTCCCGAGGTGCTGGAGAGCCTGGTGATCGGGCAACGGATCCCCGGCAGCGCGGACGGCGACGTCCGGGTGGTGCTCTTCGTCCGTCTGGTTGAGGGGGCCACGCTGGATGGGGCGCTGGTCGACCGGATCAGCCGCCGGATTCGTCAGGGGGCCTCTCCGCACCACGTCCCGCGCGTGGTGCTGGCCGTCCGGGACATCCCCCGGACCCGGAGTGGCAAGTTGAGCGAGCTGGCGGTCCGCGACGTGGTGGAAGGGCGTCCGGTCAAGAACGTCGGGGCGCTTGCCAACCCCGAGTCGCTGGAGGAATTTCGAGATCGGGCAGAACTGCTCCAGGTCCAGCCTCCCCATTAG
- a CDS encoding phenylalanine 4-monooxygenase translates to MTTTAAVPGLTTTQAPFIEQAQAEGRLYIDQPYELYSEANHDVWRRLYARMGERWQQYANHRFLEGLETLCLDPERVPRLEDVNKFMAPLTGFRAKAVSGYVPAYMFFDCLRQRAFPTTITIRDGAVLDYLPEPDIFHDIAGHVPMHTDKAFADTLVMFGECAKAAAERVATIEDEHEQLQVLTSVIKAMARFFWFTVEFGLMRGTTPGELKVYGSGLLSSYGEIAHAIESPAVQRFPLQLEWVVNQYFEIDHYQPLLFVVDSFEHLYAEIERLIEWVREGRLDHVSPGEPAISEADLRSFLVAARSA, encoded by the coding sequence TTGACCACCACCGCGGCAGTCCCCGGCCTCACCACGACCCAAGCGCCATTTATCGAGCAGGCTCAGGCCGAAGGGCGGCTCTATATCGACCAGCCGTACGAGCTCTACTCCGAGGCGAATCACGACGTCTGGCGCAGGCTCTATGCGCGGATGGGGGAGCGGTGGCAGCAGTATGCCAACCATCGCTTCCTCGAGGGGCTGGAAACGCTCTGCCTCGATCCGGAACGGGTGCCGCGCCTCGAGGACGTGAACAAGTTCATGGCGCCGCTGACCGGCTTCCGGGCCAAGGCGGTGAGTGGGTACGTGCCGGCGTACATGTTCTTCGATTGCCTGCGTCAGCGCGCCTTCCCGACCACCATCACGATTCGCGATGGGGCCGTGCTCGACTACCTCCCCGAGCCCGACATCTTCCACGACATCGCCGGCCACGTGCCGATGCACACCGACAAGGCCTTTGCCGACACGCTGGTGATGTTCGGCGAATGTGCCAAGGCGGCGGCAGAGCGGGTGGCGACGATCGAGGATGAGCACGAGCAGTTGCAGGTGCTGACGTCGGTGATCAAGGCAATGGCGCGCTTCTTCTGGTTCACGGTGGAGTTCGGCCTGATGCGTGGCACCACGCCCGGCGAGCTCAAGGTGTATGGCAGCGGCCTGCTGTCGTCCTATGGCGAGATCGCCCACGCGATCGAGTCCCCCGCGGTGCAGCGTTTCCCGCTGCAGCTCGAGTGGGTCGTCAACCAGTACTTCGAGATCGACCATTACCAGCCGTTGCTCTTCGTGGTCGATTCCTTCGAGCACCTGTACGCCGAGATTGAGCGCCTGATCGAGTGGGTGCGGGAGGGACGGCTCGACCACGTCTCCCCAGGCGAGCCGGCCATCAGCGAGGCGGACCTCCGCTCCTTCCTTGTCGCTGCGCGGTCCGCGTGA